A stretch of the Zeugodacus cucurbitae isolate PBARC_wt_2022May chromosome 6, idZeuCucr1.2, whole genome shotgun sequence genome encodes the following:
- the LOC128922487 gene encoding uncharacterized protein LOC128922487 isoform X2: MAENKNLCRKIIKITALVLAFILLVKTFLCFLLSFAILEEPPEDWPQRLKDDCHPKWYSWFSLILNAVGVVVYSYMYFGILYTHKFNLLVGLIGVTAYLIVSVTAHIILWIEHTKPHTMMQLNWMLCPSFAVHYPTFTTEELFRMSECKK, encoded by the exons atggcagaaaacaaaaatttgtgccgaaaaattataaaaattacggCATTGGTTCTAGCATTTATATTGTTAGTGAAAACATTTCTGTGTTTTCTTTTGTCATTTGCCATACTCGAAGAACCGCCTGAGGACTGGCCACAAAGACTTAAAG ATGACTGCCATCCCAAATGGTATAGTTGGTTCTCGCTAATTCTGAACGCTGTTGGTGTTGTGGTCTATTCTTATATGTATTTTGGTATTCTATAT ACACACAAATTTAACCTCTTGGTGGGACTTATTGGGGTAACTGCTTACCTCATAGTTTCCGTAACAGCTCACATAATACTATGGATAGAACACACAAAGCCACACACGATGATGCAATTAAATTGGATG cTTTGTCCGTCGTTTGCAGTCCATTATCCTACATTCACTACCGAAGAATTATTTCGAATGAGCGAATGCAAGAAATAG
- the LOC114804107 gene encoding uncharacterized protein LOC114804107 isoform X1 produces MFKGDRFVAIVIVLVFCAKTFFMSFFALNQYPRSYYLKVQISAYAEPTTYLWFTFISNLTAFMAGFFLFAGLCENLYSFFLPAFAVIVCYIVGDLFLHCLFVFITTEFHLLMIVNFCCTIVFAGCMYFIHRCSKDFYELSPTQEMPRTTSVSN; encoded by the exons ATGTTTAAAGGTGACAGATTTGTGGCGATTGTGATAGTCTTGGTGTTTTGTGCGAAGACTTTCTTTATGTCCTTCTTTGCGCTAAATCAATATCCGCGTTCGTATTACCTAAAAGTGCAGATTAGTG CTTATGCAGAACCCACGACATATTTATGGTTCACTTTCATTTCGAATTTGACCGCTTTCATGGCAGGTTTTTTCCTCTTCGCAGGACTCTGTGAG AATTTATATTCTTTCTTTTTGCCCGCATTTGCCGTTATTGTATGCTACATTGTGGGTGATTTATTCCTCCATTGCCTTTTTGTATTCATCACTACTGAATTTCATTTGCTTATGATTGTAAATTTTTGCTGCACGA ttgTATTTGCTGGCTGCATGTACTTTATCCATAGATGCTCTAAAGATTTCTATGAACTCAGTCCTACTCAAGAAATGCCGCGAACGACATCTGTAAGCAACTAA
- the LOC128922487 gene encoding uncharacterized protein LOC128922487 isoform X1: MAENKNLCRKIIKITALVLAFILLVKTFLCFLLSFAILEEPPEDWPQRLKDDCHPKWYSWFSLILNAVGVVVYSYMYFGILYTHKFNLLVGLIGVTAYLIVSVTAHIILWIEHTKPHTMMQLNWMVTALSVVCSPLSYIHYRRIISNERMQEIEESKSAESKQN; encoded by the exons atggcagaaaacaaaaatttgtgccgaaaaattataaaaattacggCATTGGTTCTAGCATTTATATTGTTAGTGAAAACATTTCTGTGTTTTCTTTTGTCATTTGCCATACTCGAAGAACCGCCTGAGGACTGGCCACAAAGACTTAAAG ATGACTGCCATCCCAAATGGTATAGTTGGTTCTCGCTAATTCTGAACGCTGTTGGTGTTGTGGTCTATTCTTATATGTATTTTGGTATTCTATAT ACACACAAATTTAACCTCTTGGTGGGACTTATTGGGGTAACTGCTTACCTCATAGTTTCCGTAACAGCTCACATAATACTATGGATAGAACACACAAAGCCACACACGATGATGCAATTAAATTGGATGGTAACCG cTTTGTCCGTCGTTTGCAGTCCATTATCCTACATTCACTACCGAAGAATTATTTCGAATGAGCGAATGCAAGAAATAGAGGAGAGCAAATCAGCAGAGAGTAAGCAGAATTGA
- the LOC114804107 gene encoding uncharacterized protein LOC114804107 isoform X2 has translation MFKGDRFVAIVIVLVFCAKTFFMSFFALNQYPRSYYLKVQISAYAEPTTYLWFTFISNLTAFMAGFFLFAGLCELYLLAACTLSIDALKISMNSVLLKKCRERHL, from the exons ATGTTTAAAGGTGACAGATTTGTGGCGATTGTGATAGTCTTGGTGTTTTGTGCGAAGACTTTCTTTATGTCCTTCTTTGCGCTAAATCAATATCCGCGTTCGTATTACCTAAAAGTGCAGATTAGTG CTTATGCAGAACCCACGACATATTTATGGTTCACTTTCATTTCGAATTTGACCGCTTTCATGGCAGGTTTTTTCCTCTTCGCAGGACTCTGTGAG ttgTATTTGCTGGCTGCATGTACTTTATCCATAGATGCTCTAAAGATTTCTATGAACTCAGTCCTACTCAAGAAATGCCGCGAACGACATCTGTAA